ATGCTTCCTGCAATTGTAAGGTTTATAATCCATGTCATTAAATAGCCGTATTTCCAGTGAAGTTCAGGCATATATTCAAAGTTCATACCGTAGTTTCCAACGACGAATGTTAACGGTAAGAAAATAAGTGAGATTGCCGCAAGGCGCTGCATTGCTTTATTCATTTTGGTTGAAAGAATACCCATATGAAGGTTTAGGAGGTATCCTGTTCTGTCAAGCAATGTTTTGGATTCGTTGATTAAGTATTTAAGGTGTTCGTTTAAGTCAATGAATTCGTATTTTAGGTTTTCCTTTACTTCATTATCGAATCTGTGATACATTCTGTTAAGTACGTCTTTTTCGTGGATTGAGACTTTTGTAATTCTGTTGAGTGTACGTCTGGCATAGTAGATGTCTTTTTGGAGTTCGTCTTCTTCAATGTCTTCGTGAAAAATGGAATCTTCCAAATTTTCCAAAGCTTCATCGATAACATCTATAATTAATATAGTGTTATCTATTAAAATATCCGCTATTTGATATAAAAGATATTCGAAATTTTTATATTTATGGCGTCTTTTTGCGAACTTTTTTGCAAGTTCGACAATAATATCTCTTTCTTCCGCCAAAATAAAGAGTTTGTTTTCTGTAATAATAAATACTACGTTAGAGTCATCATATAAAAGGTTTTCTTCTTCATCAAATTTAATGTATTTTAATACTAAAAATTTAAATTCATCAGCTTCTTCGTAGGTAATGGACTGATCTTCGCTTTGAATGTCTTCAATGAAACTTTCAGGAAAAGAATGTTTTTTTAGCCAATTTATGATATCTTTATTATTAACAGTAGAAAAAATAATCTGTTTGTCATTGTTGATGTTTATTTTTTCAGTCTGTTGGAGTTTGTCTGTAAAGATAAACATAACTCACCTCCTATTGGAGGTTGCAGAGGAGATATAATTTTTGCTTATATCGCCTCTACAACCTAATTTCTTTGTAATTATACAAAAAAAAGTTAACTTATTTTTAACAACACTTACTTATAATCTTAAAAAAGGAAAAAAAATGAAAATCAGATACATTTTAATTTATACAATATTAACCATTACGTACGTAAATGCATATGATTTAAATAAAAAACCACAGATTATCGAATATAAAAAAGAAAAAAACTATAAAAAACTTATAAATCTTGCAAACAAATACGCTCTGGAAAAACAGATCGATAAAAGTTTAAACGCCGCAAAAGAAGCGTATGAATGCAATAAAAAAAGCAAAGAAGCTCTTTTGATAATGGCGAGAATATATAATTTTAAAAAAGATTATGAAAACCTGCTTGATACCGCAAAAAAAATTGTTAAACTTTCACCGAAAAACTATCTTGGAAATATATATCTTGCAAATGCGTATATGCAAAAAGATAAATCAAAAGCCAAAGAAATTTTACTTGGCTTGTTAAAAAAACATCCCGAAGATAAGCAGATTTTGGATAAATTAAAGGTTTTGAATGAAGTTTAAGTTTGATATTAAGCTTACACAGACACAGTTGATTGTAATAAGTTCACTGTTTTTTGTACTGTTTGATAATTTTGTGTTTTTTAAGAAGTCTTACGAGGCTTTTCATAATCCGTTTTTTATTATCGGTCTTGGTGTTTTACTGTTTGTGGTGATTTCCACACTTTTATTGATAATTTCAAACAGGTTTATTATAAAGCCTTTGCTTATAATACTGTTTCTAACCTCATCCGCAGCAGCGTATTATATGGCTGTATACGGAACTATAATCAATGACAATATGATTCAGAATATTTTTGAAACGGACAGTAAGGAAGTATATGATCTTTTGAGTGTCAAACTGTTTTTGTATCTCTTTTTTTTAGGAGTTTTACCGTCGTTGTTTGTATATAAGGTTAAGATAGTTAAAAACTCTTTAAAAAAAGAGCTCCTCTCAAGGCTTAAACTGCTCGCTATTAATATTATTTTGGTACCTTTGCTATATGTGATATTTTCAAAATACTGGGTGAGCTTTTTTAGAATGCACAAAACTTTAAGAATGTATACCAATCCGACTTTTTATATCTATTCTTTAGGTAAATATGTAAACGAAAAATATTTAACAAAACCTATGAAATTTAAACATATTGGACTTGACGCTAAAGTTGAAGAAAAAGGTAAGCCCAAACTTGTGATATTTGTATTGGGTGAAGCTGCGAGATATGATCATTTTTCACTAAACGGTTATGAAAGAGATACGAATGAAAATCTTGAAAAAATAAAAAAACTTATTAATTTCCCTGATGTGCATTCATGCGGAACCGAGACGGCGGTTAGTATTCCGTGTATGTTTTCACCGTATAACAGAAGCGATTATTCGGATAAAAAAGCCAAAAATACCGATTCCGTAATCGATGTAATAAACAGAGCGGGTGTGAATGTGCTCTGGAGGGAGAACAATTCCGATTCCAAGGGTGTGGCGGTCAGAATTAAAAATTACGAAGATTTTACGCATGCGCACATAAAGCCGTACTGTAACGGTTTTGAGTGCCATGATGAGGTGCTTTTGTACAACCTGCAAAAATGGGTGGATGAGCATAATAATTCTAAGCCTATTTTTATTGTTTTACATCAAAAAGGTTCACACGGACCGGCATATTATAAAAGATATCCGAAAGAGTACGAAAAATACAAACCCGTATGTAAAAGTAACCAGCTTCAGGAGTGTAAACGTCAGGAAGTTGTAAACGCATACGACAATACCATTGCGTATACGGATAAATTCTTAAGCGAAGTGATTGAGTTTTTGAAAAAAAATCAAAAAAATTATAGGGTTGCCATGTATTATATGGCTGATCACGGGGAGAGTCTGGGAGAAAACGGCATATATCTGCACGGCCTTCCTTATTTCATAGCTCCCGATGTTCAAAAACATCCTGCAAGCGTTGCATGGTTTGGTGATAATTTCGATATCAATATAAGCTGCGTGGAAAAACTCTCCAAAAACGCTTATACGCAGGATAATCTTTTCAGTACACTGCTCGGGCTTGTGGATGTAAAAACAAAAGTGTATAATCCTAAGATGGATATTTTTTATAAATGCAGGATTAAGAAATGAAACCGGATTATCAGTTTTTTAAGAATTTCGCATATGCAAGAGCGGGGCTTAAAGAGGTTTTTCAAAAAGAGAAATCTTTTAGGCTTGAAGTGATGTTTTTTGTAATATTAAGCATTACGGCTTTAGTTTTGCCGTATCCCGTGTGGGCAAAGATTTTTTTAATAGCGAGTATGCTCGTGCCTCTTATTGTTGAGCTTCTCAATTCAGCAATCGAAAGAGTTGTGGATATGGTTACGAGTGAATATAACGAGCTTGCCAAATATGCAAAAGATGCGGCGGCTGCGGCGGTTATGCTTTCTTTGACTTTTAGCGGTGTTGTTTGGCTGGGAGTCGTGATTTATTTTTGGTAGAAAAATTCGATAATTGCTTCCACTCCGCTGTTACCGTCACTATTTAGTTTTATTTTACCGTTGTGAAGAGTTATAATGGATTTGACGATTGAAAGACCTAATCCGAAACCTTTTACCTTTTTGTTTCTGCTCTCGTCCACCCTGTAAAATTCGTCAAAAATAAACGGAAGTTTTTCTTTAGGTATTCCTATTCCGTTATCTTTTAAAATTAATACTATTTTGTTTTTTTCTTTTTTAAGAATAATATCTATTTTCGAAGCTCCGTATTTTATAGAGTTTTCAATAAGGTTGGAAATAGCAATCATCAAAAGGGTTTTATCGCCTTTTAGTGTGTATTCTTCATCTTCAATGTCAAGGTTGATTGAGATTTTTTTAGAATATTTTTCAAACAGTTCTAAGATTATGTCTTCCAAATCTATTTCTTCGAAATTTTGTTTATTAAGGGAATCTTTTTTTGTAAGAAACAGAAGTTTGTCTGTTATTTCGTTGATATAATTTATTTCGTTTAAAAGTGATTTTAAAAGGTCTTCATTGCATTCGTTACTCATTAAAGCTACTTCGATTTCACCTTTCATGATAGTAAGAGGTGTTTTAAGTTCATGAGAAACATTTGAATTGAAAATCTTTAGTCTTCTAAAAGATGCGTCGATATTGTTTGCTACTTTATCTATAAATTTATAACCTATTAAAAGTACTATGAGATAAATAAACAGAGACACCGCTAAAGAGATTGTTTTTACAATTTGTATTTTATCGTCATTGCCGGATATAACCGTGGAAACCTGTATAATTTTTCCGTTTTTGACATAATTGTATATAAGCAGGGTTTCTTTCCCTGTGGACATGTCTATTTTTTTAGTAATAAAACCTTCAATGTTTTTTTTGTTTTTTTGCGTGATGAAAGGATTTTTTTTGTCAATAATTCTAATAAAAAGAGGGTATACTTTATATTTGTGTTGTAGTTTTAAAAGAGTGTTTTTATTAAGCTTTTCATTGGATATTTCAGTAGCTATTATTACAAGTTTGTCTTTTAGATGCATATTGAAAGAGCTTATCAAAAAAAATATCAAAGCTCCTTCAAATATAGCAATAATTAGAAATACAACTATGGCAAACTGAATAAAAAGGGTATTCCTTAGATTATTCATCGCTAAGTTTGAATCCCATTCCTCTGTACGTTTTAATTAGTTTTTTGTCAAAATCTTTATCTATTTTTTTTCTTAAATGAGAAATATACACGTTTATTACGTTTGAATTTATTTCATCGTCCATTTCCCAAAGATTACTTTGAATCATATCTGTGTTTACTATTTTGTTTTTGTTTATCATTAAATATTTTAGAAGCTCGAACTGTTTTGCTGTAAGTTCTATAAGTTTTCCGGCTCTTCTTACTTCTTTCGTTTCCGGGTTAAGTTCTAAATCCGCAACTCTGATAATGTTGTCATTTAAATTGTTGCTTCTTCTGTATAAAGCTTTTACCCTTGCTATTAATTCTTCAAACTCAAACGGTTTTGTAAGATAATCATCCGCAACGTTTAATCCTTCAACTTTATCCTCAATATCACTTTTTGCTGTTAAAATGAGTGCCGGAGTATTTTTTTCTTTTTTTAGTTTTTTAAGTAAATCAATACCGCTTATTTTAGGAAGCATCCAATCTACGATTAAAACGTCGTAATTATTGTTTTGAGCCATATATAGGCCTTCTTCACCGTCTTTTGCAATATCTATTCTGTAACCAATTTGTCTGAAAACTTTTTCTATGTTTTTTGCGATTTTTTCATCGTCTTCAATTAATAAAATTTTCATTTTGAGCTCCTTTATTGACATACTAATATTAAATTATACAAAGTTTAGTACAAAAATGTTAAAATTCGGTTAAAACAAATTGAGAATGGAGAGTGGAGAATTGAGAATTGATAATTTAAAAGCAATAACTAATATGTATTTTTTATTCTTCATTTATACTCTTTTTGTTACTTTCTTTCAGAATCTTAGGAAAGGGTATTTATGATTTTATCAATAGAGAGTAGTTGCGACGATACATCTTTGGCGGTAATGGAAATTGATAGCAAAAAGCTTCTATTTCACAAAAAAATATCCCAGGAAATTGAGCATTCCGTTTATGGAGGTGTTGTTCCTGAACTTGCAAGCAGACTGCACGCAAAAGCGCTTCCTAAGATTTTGGAAGAAACAAAAGAGTATTTTCCAAATCTAAAAGCGGTTGCCGTTACGAACGCACCCGGTCTTTCCGTGACGTTGCAAGAGGGTGTAATGATGGCCAAGGCTCTCAGTATAGCACTTAATATTCCTCTTATCGGAGTTAATCATCTTGTGGGACATATTTATTCTCTTTTTATCGAAAAAGAAGAAATTAAACCGATGATGGTATTGCTTGTGAGCGGAGGACATACAAAAATACTCAACTTTAACGGTATTGAGAGTGTATGTGAAATCGCAACTACAATGGATGACAGTTTTGGAGAAAGTTTTGATAAAGTGGCTAAAATGCTTGGGCTCGGATATCCCGGAGGTCCGGTTATAGAAAATTTGGCTAAAAAAGGAAGTGATATTGTACCTCTTCCCCTACCGCTTAGAAATTCTCCGGAAATAGCGTTTAGCTATTCCGGGATTAAAAACGCCGTAAGACTTGCGATTGAAAGCGGGAAATATAAGCCCGAAGATATAGCCGCATCTTTTCAGAATAAAGCCATAGAACACCTTACGTTTATGTGTAAAAGAGCAATTAAAAAACATAAACCTGAAAATTTTGCAATCGTGGGCGGGGCGAGCGCCAATCTTAAATTAAGGGAAGAGTTTGAAAAACTCTCACAAAAATTCGGCTTTAAACTTTTATATCCTGAAATGAAATTTACTTCCGACAATGCCGCTATGATTGCAAGAGCCGCGGTTGAGATGTATAAAAAAGGAATGTTTTTAAACTATAAAGATATAAAAATTATTCCGAGGGTGGATTTTGACAAATGTCATTAATGAGTATTAATATTTTAATATGCTGAGTGTTATTATAATTATAAATAGTGACAGACACTATAAAGTGATAAAAAAGAAAGAAAGCAGAAATTATAATCTGCTTTCGTATCTTCTAAGCATCCAAAGTTTTCTAAGGATTTTTTTACGAGTCGCGATTTTTTCTTTTTTACGTCTTTCGCTCGGCGGCTCGTAGAATCTTCTTTTTCTAAGTTCTACTACGATCAGGTTACGATCAACCTGTCTTTTGAACTTTCTGTAAGCAGATTCGAAATCTTCGCCTTGATGTACTACGATTCCTGGCACTGCTCTCACCACCTTTCGTTTTTTTTGTGAATGGAATTATAGCAAAAAATACTGAAAATTAAAAAATTGTTATAACATTGTGATTAAAACTGTAATTTAAATTTAAAAAATTATTGGAATTTCAACGGGTTTTAACGTTTAATTCTATATGTCCTTTTTGATATAATTTCAATTAAAAAGGTGCTAAATGAGCAAATATATTTTTGTAACGGGTGGAGTTTTAAGCTCTCTTGGTAAGGGTATTACTTCTGCATCGATAGCTACATTATTACAACACAGCGGATTTAAAGTTTCAATGGTAAAAATAGATCCTTATATTAACGTGGATCCTGGAACAATGTCGCCTTTTGAACACGGAGAGGTGTTTGTTACGGAAGATGGAGCCGAAACAGATCTTGATATTGGTAATTATGAGAGATTTTTAAATACGAATCTTGGTAAAAAAAATAACTTCACAACAGGTCAGATATATTTAAGTGTTATAGAAAAAGAAAGAAGAGGAGATTATTTAGGAAAAACAGTTCAAATAATCCCGCATATTACCGATGAAATAAAAAGAAGAATCAAAGAAGTTGCTAAAGACGTTGACATTGTGGTTGTAGAACTTGGAGGAACTGTAGGGGATATAGAGGGGCTTCCTTTTTTAGAAGCGGTAAGACAGCTTAAGCATGAAGTCGGAAAAACAAACGCAATGTTTGTACACGTAACGCTTATTCCGTATATTAAAGCGGCGGGAGAGCTTAAGACAAAGCCGACACAACATAGTGTACAAGAATTAAGACGTATAGGTATAACACCTCATATGCTTGTTTGTAGAACCGAAAAACCTCTTCCTAAAGCATTAAAAGAAAAACTTGCTGACAGCTGTGATATAGAAAGAGACGCGGTAATTGAAGCCGTGGACGCTCCAACCGTTTATCAAGTGCCTTTAAACTTTTTAAATCAAGATATTTTAGTACCTATTGCAAAACAGCTTGATTTAGGGGATCTTCACCCTGACATGACCGAATGGAATTTTATTGTTAAAAAAATAATTTCTCCTCAAAAAAGTGTAAAAATAGCTTTTGTGGGTAAATATCTTCAGCTTAAAGAATCATATAAATCGCTCATAGAAGCTCTAATTCATAGCGGCGCTCATTTGGATATGAAAGTAGATATAGAGTGGATTGATAGTGAAGATCTTGAAAAAGCAGATGATGAAAAATTGGATGAGATTTTTAATGAAGTTAGCGGTATATTGGTTGCCGGAGGATTTGGTGAAAGAGGAGTAGAAGGTAAATTAAAAGCCATTAAATACGCTCGTGAAAATAAAATACCTTATCTTGGTATCTGTCTTGGTATGCAGCTGGCGGTTATAGAATTTGCAAGAAACGTACTTGGACTTGAATATGCGAATTCTCAAGAATTTGACCCTGATACCCCGGAACCAGTAGTATATCTGATTGACGAATTTATAGATGCAAGCGGTCAAAAACAGCTAAGAACTCATAAGTCACCTCTTGGCGGTACTATGAGACTCGGAGGGTATGAATGTTTTGTTAAAAAAGGAACAAAACTGTATGATGCTTATAAGTCAGATAAAGTAATTGAAAGACATAGACACAGATATGAAGTTAACGGAGCTTATGAAGATGCTCTTAAAGAAAAAGGTATGATAGTCAGCGGAAAAAGTGTTGAAGGACTTGTAGAAGCTGTTGAGTTAAAAGATCACCCTTGGTTTGTGGCAGTTCAGTTCCATCCTGAGTTTACGAATAAATTGAAATCTCCTAATAAGGTGATAATGTCATTTGTAGAAAATGCCTATAAATGCCAAAGAAGCTGTTGATTTATGCTTACAAAAGCAAAAATCAGAGAAATTTTATCCAACCGTATTGAAGAGCTGAGCTCTTCCAATCTTCCTCATTTTTTACTACTGAGCGATATAAAAAAAGCTTCAAAAAGAGTAGTTAACGCAATTAAAAATAAAGAAAAAATAGTTGTTGTCGGTGATTATGATGTTGACGGTGTTAGCAGTAGTGCTATAATGAAACTTTTTTTTGAAAAAATAAAATTTGATATAGAAGTCGTAATACCAGACAGGTTCAAAGACGGATACGGTTTGACTCCTGGACTTCTTGAAAGAATTG
This genomic interval from Nautilia profundicola AmH contains the following:
- a CDS encoding phosphoethanolamine transferase — translated: MKFKFDIKLTQTQLIVISSLFFVLFDNFVFFKKSYEAFHNPFFIIGLGVLLFVVISTLLLIISNRFIIKPLLIILFLTSSAAAYYMAVYGTIINDNMIQNIFETDSKEVYDLLSVKLFLYLFFLGVLPSLFVYKVKIVKNSLKKELLSRLKLLAINIILVPLLYVIFSKYWVSFFRMHKTLRMYTNPTFYIYSLGKYVNEKYLTKPMKFKHIGLDAKVEEKGKPKLVIFVLGEAARYDHFSLNGYERDTNENLEKIKKLINFPDVHSCGTETAVSIPCMFSPYNRSDYSDKKAKNTDSVIDVINRAGVNVLWRENNSDSKGVAVRIKNYEDFTHAHIKPYCNGFECHDEVLLYNLQKWVDEHNNSKPIFIVLHQKGSHGPAYYKRYPKEYEKYKPVCKSNQLQECKRQEVVNAYDNTIAYTDKFLSEVIEFLKKNQKNYRVAMYYMADHGESLGENGIYLHGLPYFIAPDVQKHPASVAWFGDNFDINISCVEKLSKNAYTQDNLFSTLLGLVDVKTKVYNPKMDIFYKCRIKK
- the rpsU gene encoding 30S ribosomal protein S21 gives rise to the protein MPGIVVHQGEDFESAYRKFKRQVDRNLIVVELRKRRFYEPPSERRKKEKIATRKKILRKLWMLRRYESRL
- a CDS encoding diacylglycerol kinase, giving the protein MKPDYQFFKNFAYARAGLKEVFQKEKSFRLEVMFFVILSITALVLPYPVWAKIFLIASMLVPLIVELLNSAIERVVDMVTSEYNELAKYAKDAAAAAVMLSLTFSGVVWLGVVIYFW
- the pyrG gene encoding glutamine hydrolyzing CTP synthase, which produces MSKYIFVTGGVLSSLGKGITSASIATLLQHSGFKVSMVKIDPYINVDPGTMSPFEHGEVFVTEDGAETDLDIGNYERFLNTNLGKKNNFTTGQIYLSVIEKERRGDYLGKTVQIIPHITDEIKRRIKEVAKDVDIVVVELGGTVGDIEGLPFLEAVRQLKHEVGKTNAMFVHVTLIPYIKAAGELKTKPTQHSVQELRRIGITPHMLVCRTEKPLPKALKEKLADSCDIERDAVIEAVDAPTVYQVPLNFLNQDILVPIAKQLDLGDLHPDMTEWNFIVKKIISPQKSVKIAFVGKYLQLKESYKSLIEALIHSGAHLDMKVDIEWIDSEDLEKADDEKLDEIFNEVSGILVAGGFGERGVEGKLKAIKYARENKIPYLGICLGMQLAVIEFARNVLGLEYANSQEFDPDTPEPVVYLIDEFIDASGQKQLRTHKSPLGGTMRLGGYECFVKKGTKLYDAYKSDKVIERHRHRYEVNGAYEDALKEKGMIVSGKSVEGLVEAVELKDHPWFVAVQFHPEFTNKLKSPNKVIMSFVENAYKCQRSC
- a CDS encoding magnesium transporter CorA family protein, whose translation is MFIFTDKLQQTEKININNDKQIIFSTVNNKDIINWLKKHSFPESFIEDIQSEDQSITYEEADEFKFLVLKYIKFDEEENLLYDDSNVVFIITENKLFILAEERDIIVELAKKFAKRRHKYKNFEYLLYQIADILIDNTILIIDVIDEALENLEDSIFHEDIEEDELQKDIYYARRTLNRITKVSIHEKDVLNRMYHRFDNEVKENLKYEFIDLNEHLKYLINESKTLLDRTGYLLNLHMGILSTKMNKAMQRLAAISLIFLPLTFVVGNYGMNFEYMPELHWKYGYLMTWIINLTIAGSIYWWLKKKKWI
- a CDS encoding sensor histidine kinase, producing the protein MISSFNMHLKDKLVIIATEISNEKLNKNTLLKLQHKYKVYPLFIRIIDKKNPFITQKNKKNIEGFITKKIDMSTGKETLLIYNYVKNGKIIQVSTVISGNDDKIQIVKTISLAVSLFIYLIVLLIGYKFIDKVANNIDASFRRLKIFNSNVSHELKTPLTIMKGEIEVALMSNECNEDLLKSLLNEINYINEITDKLLFLTKKDSLNKQNFEEIDLEDIILELFEKYSKKISINLDIEDEEYTLKGDKTLLMIAISNLIENSIKYGASKIDIILKKEKNKIVLILKDNGIGIPKEKLPFIFDEFYRVDESRNKKVKGFGLGLSIVKSIITLHNGKIKLNSDGNSGVEAIIEFFYQK
- the tsaD gene encoding tRNA (adenosine(37)-N6)-threonylcarbamoyltransferase complex transferase subunit TsaD, encoding MILSIESSCDDTSLAVMEIDSKKLLFHKKISQEIEHSVYGGVVPELASRLHAKALPKILEETKEYFPNLKAVAVTNAPGLSVTLQEGVMMAKALSIALNIPLIGVNHLVGHIYSLFIEKEEIKPMMVLLVSGGHTKILNFNGIESVCEIATTMDDSFGESFDKVAKMLGLGYPGGPVIENLAKKGSDIVPLPLPLRNSPEIAFSYSGIKNAVRLAIESGKYKPEDIAASFQNKAIEHLTFMCKRAIKKHKPENFAIVGGASANLKLREEFEKLSQKFGFKLLYPEMKFTSDNAAMIARAAVEMYKKGMFLNYKDIKIIPRVDFDKCH
- a CDS encoding response regulator transcription factor, with translation MKILLIEDDEKIAKNIEKVFRQIGYRIDIAKDGEEGLYMAQNNNYDVLIVDWMLPKISGIDLLKKLKKEKNTPALILTAKSDIEDKVEGLNVADDYLTKPFEFEELIARVKALYRRSNNLNDNIIRVADLELNPETKEVRRAGKLIELTAKQFELLKYLMINKNKIVNTDMIQSNLWEMDDEINSNVINVYISHLRKKIDKDFDKKLIKTYRGMGFKLSDE
- a CDS encoding tetratricopeptide repeat protein — its product is MKIRYILIYTILTITYVNAYDLNKKPQIIEYKKEKNYKKLINLANKYALEKQIDKSLNAAKEAYECNKKSKEALLIMARIYNFKKDYENLLDTAKKIVKLSPKNYLGNIYLANAYMQKDKSKAKEILLGLLKKHPEDKQILDKLKVLNEV